The following DNA comes from Streptomyces globosus.
TCGTCGCCCACGGCCTGGATGTGCTCGGTGAGGAAGAAGTGGCCGCCGGGGTACACCTTCATCCGGAAGACGCCTTCGGTGTGCTCCTGCCAGGCCCGGGCTTCGGCCTCCGAGGTGCGCGGGTCGGCGTCGCCGGTGAGCACGGTGATCGGGCAGCGGAGCGTGCGGCCGGGCGGGCAGCCGTACTTCTCGATGGCCTCGTAGTCCCCGCGGATGGCCGGGAGGGCCATGCGAAGGATCTCCTCGTCGCCGAGGAGGTCCGGGTTGGTGCCGTTCAGCAGTCGGAGTTCGGCGATGATGCCGTCGTCGTCGCGGCGGTGCACGGTTTCGGTGCGCACCGTGGACGGGCCGCGGCGGCCGGAGGCGATCACGGACTTCGGCTCGTGGGTGCCCTTCTGCTCCAGCCGCCAGGCGGTCTCGAAGGCGAGCACGGCACCCATGCTGTGCCCGAAGAACACGGTGGGCTTCTCGTCGAGGGCCAGCAGCTCGTCGACGATCAGGTCGGCCAGGGTCTCGATGTCCTGGACGCAGGGCTCCTTGCGGCGGTCCTGACGGCCCGGGTACTGCAGCGAGACGATGTCGGCCGCGGGGGAGAACCGCCTTGACACCGGGTGGAAGAAGCTGGCGGATCCGCCGGCGTGCGGGAAGCAGACCAGCCGGACGGGGCTTTCGGGGGCGGGGTGGAAGCGGCGCAGCCACAGGGCCGACGAGTGGTCCGTGCTGTTCAAGGTGCGGTTCCTTTCCGGGGAACGAGGAGGGGACGGGGTGGGGCGGGTGCGGGCCGGGTCGCGGGATCAGTCCCCGTAGACGGTGATGGTGTGGGCGGGGCACAGGTCGCCCGCCTGCCACACGGCCTCGTGGTCCGCGGGTGCCGGGCTGGGGTCGAGGACGAGGACCACCCCGTCGGCGTCCTGATCGAACACGCCGGGCGCGGACAGCACGCACTGTCCGGCGCCGACGCAGCGATCGGTGTCCACGGTGATGCGCATGGCTTCTCTTTCGGGAGGGACGGAAGGAGGGAAGGACGGAAAGGCGGCGAGGGCGGAAGGGCGGAGGGAGCGGGAGCCGGCGGCGGGGAAGGGGCGCCGGACACCCCCGGGGGTTACCAGCGGACGGGCAGTTCGTGCAGCCCGCACAGCACGCCGTCGTACTTGAGCGGGAGTTCCTCCGCCGGCACCGCGAGGGCGAGGGTCGGGATCCGCTCGAACAGCCGCCGGTAGACGATCTCCATCTCGGCCCGTACGAGGTTCTGCCCCAGGCACTGGTGCACGCCGTAGCCGAAGGCCACGTGGTGGCGCTCGGTGCGGGCCGGATCGAAGAGGTGCGGGCAGGCGAACGCCTCCT
Coding sequences within:
- a CDS encoding ferredoxin, whose product is MRITVDTDRCVGAGQCVLSAPGVFDQDADGVVLVLDPSPAPADHEAVWQAGDLCPAHTITVYGD
- a CDS encoding thioesterase II family protein is translated as MNSTDHSSALWLRRFHPAPESPVRLVCFPHAGGSASFFHPVSRRFSPAADIVSLQYPGRQDRRKEPCVQDIETLADLIVDELLALDEKPTVFFGHSMGAVLAFETAWRLEQKGTHEPKSVIASGRRGPSTVRTETVHRRDDDGIIAELRLLNGTNPDLLGDEEILRMALPAIRGDYEAIEKYGCPPGRTLRCPITVLTGDADPRTSEAEARAWQEHTEGVFRMKVYPGGHFFLTEHIQAVGDEMARELGIL